The Lysobacter enzymogenes genome window below encodes:
- a CDS encoding AraC family transcriptional regulator translates to MSDPLSEVVQLLRPRAVFANLISGRGAWAVRYAEYGQPGFCIVLEGHCRLAVDGHPPIKIRAGDFVLLPTTPAFTLSSFAPAPPVFIDPRVTPGGGAELRHGEQSGPAQMRSLGGAFAFDRADAALLVSLLPRVVHVPGSQRLMQLVRMVGEEYAQQQPGAEFMLSRLAEMLLIEAMRAASAGDAPPGLLRGLGDERLTLALQRMHAQVERPWTVAQLAAAAALSRSAFFERFTRVVGMAPMEYLLAWRMEIAKDLLRRGELSVAQIAERVGYGSGSAFSVAFARRVGSPPSRYPATAAQA, encoded by the coding sequence ATGAGCGATCCCTTGTCCGAGGTGGTCCAGCTGCTGCGTCCGCGCGCGGTGTTCGCCAACCTCATCAGCGGCCGCGGCGCCTGGGCCGTGCGCTACGCCGAGTACGGCCAGCCCGGGTTCTGCATCGTGCTGGAGGGCCATTGCCGGCTGGCGGTCGACGGCCACCCGCCGATCAAGATCCGCGCCGGCGATTTCGTCCTGCTGCCGACCACGCCGGCGTTCACCCTGTCGAGCTTCGCGCCGGCGCCGCCGGTGTTCATCGATCCCAGGGTCACGCCGGGCGGCGGCGCCGAGTTGCGCCATGGCGAGCAGAGCGGCCCGGCGCAGATGCGCTCGCTCGGCGGCGCGTTCGCGTTCGACCGCGCCGATGCCGCGTTGCTGGTGTCGCTGCTGCCGCGGGTGGTGCACGTGCCCGGTTCGCAGCGGCTGATGCAGTTGGTGCGCATGGTCGGCGAGGAGTACGCGCAGCAGCAGCCGGGCGCGGAGTTCATGCTCAGCCGGCTGGCCGAGATGCTGTTGATCGAAGCGATGCGCGCGGCCAGCGCCGGCGATGCGCCGCCGGGCTTGTTGCGCGGCCTCGGCGACGAGCGCCTGACGCTGGCGTTGCAACGCATGCATGCGCAGGTCGAACGGCCTTGGACGGTGGCGCAGTTGGCCGCGGCGGCGGCGTTGTCGCGCTCGGCGTTCTTCGAGCGCTTCACCCGCGTGGTCGGCATGGCGCCGATGGAGTATCTGCTGGCGTGGCGGATGGAGATCGCCAAGGACCTGCTGCGCCGCGGCGAGCTCAGCGTGGCGCAGATCGCCGAACGCGTCGGCTACGGCTCCGGCAGCGCGTTCAGCGTGGCGTTCGCGCGCCGGGTCGGATCGCCGCCGAGCCGCTATCCGGCGACCGCGGCGCAGGCGTGA
- the cls gene encoding cardiolipin synthase has product MAWDWSGLPASLNLGITAFVFVAHLLVAARALTRANRAPASRAAWVAVIMLAPVVGMVAYLLLGETSIGRARVERIEHAYQRMPSADDEANAPRAVADNAASLFELAGSINGAHAVGGNRIALLGAPECPADQPKRDCLAAIDALVADIEQARESVHIAFYIWLDDHAGGRVADAVAAAAKRGVACRVMVDAFGSRAFIAGDRWKQLGAAGVKLLRTLDDINRLQHIAFSRMDLRDHRKIVVIDNAVAYCGSQNCADAEFRVKAAYAPWIDLLLRCEGPVVRQIQFLFLSGWIPETGEPGLERYPDAAAPTRFAEDAIALAFETGPITRANAMSDMFVACIYAARRELTIVTPYFVPDESILRAICAAPRRGVATRIVFPQRNDSWLVGQACRSAYADLLQCGVEIHEYPLGLLHTKAMTVDGAIALIGSANMDRRSLDLNFENNLLIADERAVSAIRARQDAYLSVSQRVLPEHVSAWPFTARLVQNAVAMMSPVL; this is encoded by the coding sequence ATGGCGTGGGATTGGAGCGGGCTGCCCGCATCGCTGAATCTCGGCATCACCGCGTTCGTGTTCGTCGCGCATCTGCTGGTCGCGGCGCGCGCGCTGACCCGCGCCAACCGCGCGCCGGCCTCGCGCGCGGCGTGGGTGGCGGTGATCATGCTGGCGCCGGTGGTCGGCATGGTCGCGTACTTGCTGCTCGGCGAAACCAGCATCGGCCGCGCGCGCGTGGAGCGCATCGAGCACGCCTACCAGCGCATGCCCTCGGCCGACGACGAAGCCAATGCGCCGCGCGCGGTCGCCGACAATGCGGCGTCGCTGTTCGAACTCGCAGGTTCGATCAACGGCGCGCATGCGGTCGGCGGCAACCGCATCGCGCTGCTCGGCGCGCCCGAATGCCCGGCCGACCAGCCCAAACGCGATTGCCTGGCCGCGATCGACGCCTTGGTCGCCGACATCGAGCAGGCGCGCGAGAGCGTGCACATCGCGTTCTACATCTGGCTCGACGATCACGCCGGCGGCCGCGTCGCCGATGCGGTCGCGGCGGCGGCCAAGCGCGGCGTGGCCTGCCGGGTGATGGTCGATGCGTTCGGCTCGCGCGCCTTCATCGCCGGCGACCGCTGGAAACAGCTCGGCGCGGCCGGGGTGAAGCTGCTGCGCACGCTGGACGACATCAACCGTTTGCAGCACATCGCGTTCAGCCGCATGGACCTGCGCGACCATCGCAAGATCGTGGTGATCGACAACGCCGTCGCCTATTGCGGCAGCCAGAACTGCGCCGATGCCGAGTTCCGGGTCAAGGCCGCGTACGCGCCGTGGATCGATCTGCTGCTGCGCTGCGAAGGCCCGGTGGTGCGGCAGATCCAGTTCCTGTTCCTCAGCGGCTGGATACCGGAAACCGGCGAACCGGGCCTGGAGCGTTACCCCGACGCGGCCGCGCCGACGCGCTTCGCCGAGGACGCCATCGCCCTGGCGTTCGAGACCGGGCCGATCACCCGCGCCAACGCGATGAGCGACATGTTCGTCGCCTGCATCTACGCCGCGCGCCGCGAGCTGACCATCGTCACGCCGTACTTCGTGCCCGACGAATCGATCCTGCGCGCGATCTGCGCCGCGCCGCGCCGCGGCGTCGCCACCCGCATCGTGTTCCCGCAGCGCAACGATTCGTGGCTGGTCGGGCAGGCCTGCCGCAGCGCGTATGCCGACCTGTTGCAATGCGGGGTGGAGATCCACGAATACCCGCTGGGCCTGCTGCACACCAAGGCGATGACGGTCGACGGCGCGATCGCCTTGATCGGCTCGGCGAACATGGACCGGCGCAGCCTCGATCTGAACTTCGAGAACAATCTGTTGATCGCCGACGAACGCGCGGTGTCGGCGATCCGCGCGCGCCAGGACGCGTATTTGTCGGTGTCGCAGCGGGTGCTGCCGGAGCACGTGAGCGCATGGCCGTTCACGGCGCGGTTGGTGCAGAACGCGGTGGCGATGATGTCGCCGGTGCTTTGA
- a CDS encoding CD225/dispanin family protein, whose amino-acid sequence MNQPVAATPPYPNYLVWSIIVTVLGACFCCLIGAAPGVVAIVFGSQVSSKFAAGDDAGARRASEQAKLWCWIGTALVAVGVLWTILSFFINGMSFMSQEFLQQLQHAQGR is encoded by the coding sequence ATGAACCAGCCCGTCGCCGCCACGCCGCCGTATCCGAACTATCTGGTCTGGTCGATCATCGTCACCGTGCTGGGCGCCTGCTTCTGCTGCCTGATCGGCGCCGCGCCGGGCGTGGTGGCGATCGTGTTCGGCAGCCAGGTCAGCAGCAAGTTCGCCGCCGGCGACGACGCCGGCGCGCGCCGCGCGTCCGAGCAGGCCAAGCTGTGGTGCTGGATCGGCACCGCGCTGGTCGCGGTCGGCGTGTTGTGGACGATCCTGTCGTTCTTCATCAACGGCATGTCGTTCATGTCGCAGGAATTCCTGCAGCAGCTCCAGCACGCGCAGGGCCGCTGA
- a CDS encoding MFS transporter, giving the protein MAHNQFALLTQRRFLPFFLTQAFGAFNDNVYRQAIIGLLFYLGVSDDQRTLYTNLAPALFILPYFLFSATAGQIAEKLEKHKLIRITTTMEIVIMSLAAVGFLTQNMSVLLVALFCTGLQSTLFGPVKYSILPSVLKPEELTGGNGLVEMGTSISILAGMIFGGLIFTLAGAHGPIVAAVAIIALAVTGNIVSRLIPRADAGEPDLKINWNPIPESVKIMRMTRRQPAVRNSILGVSWFWFVGTVLTSQLPGYAEDNLGGGPTLYIFALALFSIGTGVGSMLCEKLSARTVEIGLVPLGAFGMTAFMVDLYFAHPGMATAKGLDVSGFVHSAGAWRVMMDLVGIGVFAGFFVVPLFALIQNRSPKNELSRVIAGMNIQNAGFIVLAAALGVIVQRFFHWTIPQVFLALGILNAMVAIYIFTIVPEFLMRFLSWVLVRGLYRLRVSGTERIPDEGAALVVCNHVSYMDPLILSASVSRPMRFVMYYKIFNIPVMNWIFRTAKTIPIAGAREDPEVLRRAMEEIEAALADGELVGIFPEGALTKDGEIAPFKSGVERILETTPVPVVPMALRGMWSSMWSKRDSRLRRMRVPRRFRAEVEVVADPPRDPHGLTAEILEAQVRALRGDRA; this is encoded by the coding sequence ATGGCGCACAACCAGTTCGCGTTGCTCACCCAACGGCGCTTCCTGCCGTTCTTCCTCACCCAGGCGTTCGGCGCCTTCAACGACAACGTGTACCGGCAGGCGATCATCGGCCTGCTGTTCTATCTGGGCGTCAGCGACGATCAACGCACGCTCTACACCAACCTCGCGCCGGCCTTGTTCATCCTGCCGTACTTCCTGTTCTCGGCCACCGCGGGGCAGATCGCCGAGAAGCTGGAGAAGCACAAGCTCATCCGCATCACCACGACGATGGAAATCGTCATCATGTCGCTGGCGGCGGTCGGCTTTTTGACCCAGAACATGAGCGTGCTGCTGGTCGCGCTGTTCTGCACCGGCTTGCAGTCGACCCTGTTCGGGCCGGTCAAGTATTCGATCCTGCCGTCGGTGCTCAAGCCCGAGGAACTCACCGGCGGCAACGGCCTGGTCGAGATGGGCACTTCGATCTCGATCCTCGCCGGCATGATCTTCGGCGGCCTGATCTTCACCCTGGCCGGCGCGCACGGCCCGATCGTCGCGGCGGTGGCGATCATCGCGCTGGCGGTCACCGGCAACATCGTCAGCCGCCTGATCCCGCGCGCCGACGCCGGCGAGCCGGACCTCAAGATCAACTGGAACCCGATTCCCGAGTCGGTGAAGATCATGCGCATGACCCGGCGCCAGCCGGCGGTGCGCAATTCGATCCTCGGCGTGTCGTGGTTCTGGTTCGTCGGCACGGTGCTGACCTCGCAGCTGCCGGGCTATGCCGAGGACAACCTCGGCGGCGGGCCGACGCTGTACATCTTCGCCCTGGCGCTGTTCTCGATCGGCACCGGCGTGGGTTCGATGCTGTGCGAAAAACTCTCCGCGCGCACGGTCGAAATCGGCCTGGTGCCGTTGGGCGCGTTCGGCATGACCGCCTTCATGGTCGACCTGTATTTCGCCCACCCCGGCATGGCCACGGCCAAGGGCCTGGACGTGAGCGGCTTCGTCCACAGCGCGGGCGCGTGGCGGGTCATGATGGACCTGGTCGGCATCGGCGTGTTCGCCGGCTTCTTCGTGGTGCCGCTGTTCGCGCTGATCCAGAACCGCTCGCCGAAGAACGAGCTGTCGCGCGTGATCGCCGGCATGAACATCCAGAACGCCGGCTTCATCGTGCTGGCCGCGGCGCTCGGCGTGATCGTGCAGCGCTTCTTCCACTGGACCATTCCGCAGGTGTTCCTGGCGCTGGGCATCCTCAACGCGATGGTCGCGATCTACATCTTCACCATCGTGCCCGAGTTCCTGATGCGCTTCCTCAGCTGGGTGCTGGTGCGCGGCCTGTACCGGCTGCGCGTATCGGGCACCGAGCGCATTCCCGACGAAGGCGCGGCGCTGGTGGTGTGCAACCACGTCAGCTACATGGACCCATTGATCCTCAGCGCGAGCGTGTCGCGGCCGATGCGCTTCGTCATGTACTATAAGATCTTCAACATCCCGGTGATGAACTGGATCTTCCGCACCGCCAAGACCATTCCGATCGCCGGCGCGAGGGAAGACCCGGAGGTGCTGCGCCGCGCGATGGAGGAAATCGAGGCGGCGCTGGCCGACGGCGAGCTGGTCGGCATCTTCCCCGAGGGCGCGCTGACCAAGGACGGCGAGATCGCGCCGTTCAAGTCGGGCGTGGAGCGGATTCTGGAGACGACCCCGGTCCCGGTGGTGCCGATGGCGCTGCGCGGCATGTGGAGCAGCATGTGGAGCAAGCGCGATTCGCGCCTGCGCCGCATGCGCGTGCCGCGCCGGTTCCGCGCCGAGGTCGAGGTGGTCGCCGATCCGCCGCGCGATCCGCACGGACTGACCGCGGAAATCCTGGAAGCGCAGGTGCGGGCGCTGCGCGGCGACCGCGCGTAA
- a CDS encoding alpha/beta fold hydrolase, producing MTATPTDRPLDAQRRSLLGGAALALLAGPLGAVAPAFAAAAPRAAAAPAASAPAAWGPLKQIDAGVLRVSYAELGPRHGTPVLLLHGWPYDIHTYAEVAPILAKQGYRVIVPYLRGYGATAFLSADTARNGQQAALAVDAIALLDALGIESAIFGGCDWGARTVGIMAALWPQRCKGLVSVSGYLIGNQRAGEAPLAPKAELQWWYQFYFATERGERGYAQNRGEFARLIWELASPQWRFDDATFARSAAAFDNPDHVAIVIHNYRWRLGLVQGEARFDELEARLAKAPNIVVPTITLEGDANGAPHPPAEAYARKFAGKYQHREIKGGIGHNLPQEAPQAFAQAIVDVTRL from the coding sequence ATGACCGCCACCCCGACCGACCGCCCCCTCGACGCGCAGCGCCGCAGCCTGCTCGGCGGCGCCGCCCTGGCCCTGCTGGCCGGCCCGCTCGGCGCCGTCGCGCCCGCTTTCGCCGCCGCCGCGCCGCGCGCCGCCGCCGCGCCGGCTGCGTCAGCGCCCGCCGCCTGGGGCCCGCTCAAGCAGATCGACGCCGGCGTACTGCGGGTGAGCTACGCCGAACTCGGCCCGCGCCACGGCACCCCGGTGCTGCTGCTGCACGGCTGGCCTTACGACATCCACACCTACGCCGAAGTCGCGCCGATCCTGGCCAAGCAGGGTTACCGCGTCATCGTCCCGTACCTGCGCGGCTACGGCGCGACCGCGTTCCTGTCCGCCGACACCGCGCGCAACGGCCAGCAAGCCGCGCTCGCCGTCGACGCCATCGCCCTGCTCGACGCGCTCGGCATCGAATCGGCGATCTTCGGCGGCTGCGACTGGGGCGCGCGCACGGTCGGCATCATGGCCGCGCTGTGGCCGCAGCGCTGCAAAGGGCTGGTGTCGGTCAGCGGCTACCTGATCGGCAACCAGCGCGCCGGCGAAGCGCCGCTGGCGCCGAAGGCCGAGCTGCAATGGTGGTACCAGTTCTACTTCGCCACCGAGCGCGGCGAACGCGGCTACGCCCAGAACCGCGGCGAATTCGCCCGCCTGATCTGGGAGCTGGCTTCGCCGCAATGGCGTTTCGACGATGCGACGTTCGCGCGCAGCGCGGCGGCGTTCGACAATCCCGATCATGTCGCGATCGTCATCCACAACTACCGTTGGCGGTTGGGGCTGGTGCAGGGCGAAGCGCGCTTCGACGAACTGGAAGCGCGGCTGGCCAAAGCGCCGAACATCGTGGTACCGACGATCACGCTGGAAGGCGACGCCAACGGCGCGCCGCACCCGCCGGCCGAAGCGTATGCGCGCAAGTTCGCCGGCAAGTACCAGCACCGCGAGATCAAGGGCGGGATCGGCCACAACCTGCCGCAAGAGGCGCCGCAGGCATTTGCGCAGGCCATCGTCGACGTGACCAGACTCTGA
- a CDS encoding SDR family oxidoreductase, giving the protein MNTVLITGCSSGYGLATARHFHAQGWKVVAGMRRPRHDLLPTDERLRVVALDVTCEDSIAAAVDAAGPVDVVVNNAGLGLFGAFEATPMTTVREIFDTNTFGVMALCQAVVPQFRARGAGVLVNVTSSAVLAPFPLVAAYTASKTAIEGFTASLSHELDAFGVRVKLVQPGYGPSTRFTANGQQRMQGLIPDAYAPFAQRVFAGLGDIAAVTHENDVAEAVWLAANDGSQRLGYPAGADAVALAERRVAA; this is encoded by the coding sequence ATGAACACCGTCCTGATCACCGGCTGCTCGTCCGGCTACGGCCTGGCCACCGCTCGCCACTTCCACGCCCAGGGCTGGAAGGTCGTCGCCGGCATGCGCCGCCCCCGTCACGATCTGCTGCCGACCGACGAGCGCCTGCGCGTCGTCGCCCTCGACGTCACCTGCGAAGACAGCATCGCCGCCGCCGTCGACGCCGCCGGCCCCGTCGACGTCGTCGTCAACAACGCCGGCCTGGGCCTGTTCGGCGCGTTCGAAGCCACGCCGATGACGACCGTGCGCGAGATCTTCGACACCAACACCTTCGGCGTCATGGCCCTGTGCCAGGCGGTCGTCCCGCAGTTCCGCGCCCGCGGCGCCGGCGTCCTGGTCAACGTCACCTCCAGCGCCGTGCTCGCCCCGTTCCCGCTGGTGGCCGCCTACACCGCCAGCAAGACCGCGATCGAAGGCTTCACCGCCTCGCTCTCGCACGAACTCGACGCGTTCGGCGTGCGGGTCAAACTGGTCCAGCCCGGCTACGGCCCGAGCACGCGCTTCACCGCCAACGGGCAGCAGCGGATGCAGGGATTGATTCCCGATGCGTACGCGCCGTTCGCGCAGCGCGTGTTCGCGGGGCTGGGAGACATCGCCGCGGTGACGCACGAGAACGACGTGGCTGAGGCGGTGTGGCTGGCGGCGAACGATGGTTCGCAGCGACTGGGTTATCCGGCTGGGGCGGATGCGGTGGCGCTGGCGGAGCGGCGGGTGGCGGCGTAA
- a CDS encoding DUF1345 domain-containing protein, giving the protein MFDFRRVLFLLIGAALALGFSLAGWLGWQRAIIVAANSFFLVYLAYDIPALWRLSGERLRKAAVRSDVPVYTLFMIVVATVSTALAVLFMTINAADRPSPAWLTFALLSIPLGWATIHMMAATHYAHLYWRPGPKHAPRGGLEFPGETEPTAMDFIYFSFVIGMTAQTADVSITGQAMRRFALMHSIVAYFFNAVLVAAAVNVAVAAN; this is encoded by the coding sequence ATGTTCGATTTCCGCCGAGTCCTGTTCCTGCTGATCGGCGCCGCGTTAGCGCTCGGCTTCTCGCTCGCGGGCTGGCTCGGTTGGCAGCGCGCGATCATCGTCGCCGCCAACAGCTTCTTTCTGGTCTACCTCGCCTACGACATCCCCGCCTTGTGGCGACTGAGCGGCGAACGCCTGCGCAAGGCCGCGGTGCGCAGCGACGTGCCGGTCTATACCTTGTTCATGATCGTGGTCGCCACCGTCAGCACCGCGCTGGCCGTGCTGTTCATGACCATCAACGCCGCCGACCGGCCCAGCCCGGCGTGGCTGACGTTCGCGCTGCTGTCGATCCCGCTGGGCTGGGCGACCATCCACATGATGGCGGCCACCCATTACGCCCATCTCTACTGGCGTCCCGGCCCCAAGCACGCGCCGCGCGGCGGCCTGGAGTTTCCCGGCGAGACCGAGCCCACCGCGATGGACTTCATCTATTTCTCGTTCGTGATCGGCATGACCGCGCAGACCGCGGACGTCTCGATCACCGGGCAAGCGATGCGGCGGTTCGCGCTGATGCATTCCATCGTCGCCTACTTCTTCAACGCGGTGCTGGTGGCCGCGGCGGTCAACGTGGCGGTGGCGGCGAACTGA
- a CDS encoding mechanosensitive ion channel family protein, with amino-acid sequence MSPMLAQATYIATKIGEAFAILAVAWLLTTLLRQLLKRMSTRYDIAPAFALGLRRGLSTVIYITALLMFLNRVGISGSVVWTTLTGFVAVGAVAFFAAWSVLSNIFCAFLILTTRPFRLYDYIEVLENGDKPGLKGRVVDINFVYTTLQETHANGDDTVLQVPNSQFFQRTTRRWRHEPEWSRVVREQRTAEGAEWQDAGGR; translated from the coding sequence ATGTCCCCCATGCTCGCCCAGGCCACCTACATCGCCACGAAAATCGGCGAGGCCTTCGCGATCCTGGCCGTCGCCTGGCTGCTGACCACGCTGCTGCGCCAGTTGCTGAAGCGGATGTCGACGCGTTACGACATCGCGCCGGCGTTCGCGCTGGGGCTGCGGCGCGGGCTCAGCACGGTGATCTACATCACTGCCTTGCTGATGTTCCTCAACCGGGTCGGGATTTCAGGGTCGGTGGTGTGGACCACGCTGACCGGGTTCGTCGCGGTCGGCGCGGTGGCGTTCTTCGCGGCGTGGAGCGTGTTGTCGAACATCTTCTGCGCGTTCCTGATCCTCACCACGCGGCCGTTCCGCCTGTACGACTACATCGAGGTGTTGGAGAACGGCGACAAGCCGGGGTTGAAGGGGCGCGTGGTCGACATCAATTTCGTTTACACGACGCTGCAGGAAACCCACGCCAACGGCGACGACACGGTGTTGCAGGTGCCGAACAGCCAGTTTTTCCAGCGCACGACGCGGCGCTGGCGGCATGAGCCGGAGTGGAGCCGGGTGGTGCGCGAGCAAAGGACCGCCGAAGGCGCGGAGTGGCAAGACGCGGGCGGACGGTGA